In Candidatus Delongbacteria bacterium, one genomic interval encodes:
- a CDS encoding PhoH family protein yields MQWIGDNLALGDLDAAVLLGPNDRHFKKLEAVFSVRLALRDGSVRLVEEGSRPELVRRCLLELCSLLRRRGTLGDEDIEMVLRLIAAEDNGPLDFESHSLLLTSPTGPVRTRTPGQERMYRAASRQLMTFSIGPAGTGKTFVAVAMAVAALQERKVNRIVLTRPAVEAGESLGFLPGDMKDKVDPYLRPLYDSLFDLLDNDRLQRMMERQIIEVAPLAFMRGRTLNNAFIILDEAQNTTAGQMKMFLTRLGQNSRAIITGDVTQTDLRAGQTSGLREIQQILDGVSGIEFVHMDKSDVVRHDLVRDIIQAYELHDRRASQ; encoded by the coding sequence ATGCAATGGATCGGTGACAACCTGGCCCTGGGCGATCTGGATGCCGCGGTGCTGCTGGGTCCCAACGACCGCCACTTCAAGAAGCTCGAGGCCGTGTTCTCGGTCCGTCTGGCCCTGCGTGACGGATCGGTGCGCCTGGTGGAGGAGGGCTCCAGACCCGAACTGGTCCGGCGCTGTCTGCTGGAACTGTGTTCGCTGCTGAGACGCCGGGGCACTCTGGGCGACGAAGACATCGAGATGGTGCTGCGCCTGATCGCCGCCGAGGACAATGGGCCACTGGATTTCGAGAGCCACTCGCTGCTGCTGACTTCGCCCACGGGACCGGTGCGCACGCGCACCCCCGGGCAGGAGCGCATGTACCGGGCGGCCAGCCGGCAGCTGATGACGTTCTCGATCGGACCGGCGGGCACGGGCAAGACCTTCGTGGCGGTGGCGATGGCCGTGGCCGCGCTCCAGGAGCGCAAGGTCAACCGCATCGTGCTGACCCGACCGGCCGTGGAGGCGGGCGAGAGTCTGGGTTTTCTGCCCGGGGACATGAAGGACAAGGTGGACCCCTACCTGCGTCCGCTCTACGACAGTCTGTTTGACCTCCTGGACAATGACCGGCTGCAGCGCATGATGGAGCGCCAGATCATCGAGGTGGCCCCGCTGGCCTTCATGCGTGGGCGCACCCTGAACAACGCCTTCATCATTCTGGACGAGGCGCAGAACACCACCGCGGGCCAGATGAAGATGTTTCTGACCCGACTGGGCCAGAACAGCCGGGCGATCATCACGGGTGACGTCACCCAGACCGACCTGAGGGCCGGACAGACCAGCGGGCTGCGGGAGATCCAGCAGATCCTGGATGGCGTTTCGGGCATCGAATTCGTACATATGGACAAGTCGGACGTGGTTCGACACGATCTTGTAAGGGATATCATTCAAGCCTATGAACTCCACGACCGACGAGCCTCCCAGTAG
- the ybeY gene encoding rRNA maturation RNase YbeY, with amino-acid sequence MLRVLRAEGRTYQQLDLVLLDEGAMRGYNRQYHASDESTDHLGFQYDAPEGQVSGDIFVCLDDVASQALEYGTSFHHELGKVVVHGVLHLCGWNDSTPARRKRMHAREEELLAAVPTGSPLGRWLGGGVNV; translated from the coding sequence GTGCTCAGGGTCCTGCGAGCCGAAGGGCGCACGTACCAGCAGCTCGATCTGGTGCTGCTGGACGAGGGCGCCATGCGCGGCTACAACCGGCAATACCACGCCAGCGATGAATCCACGGATCATCTCGGATTCCAGTATGACGCCCCCGAGGGACAGGTCTCGGGAGACATCTTCGTCTGTCTGGATGATGTGGCCTCCCAGGCACTCGAATACGGGACCAGCTTCCACCATGAACTGGGAAAGGTGGTGGTCCACGGAGTGCTGCATCTCTGTGGCTGGAACGACTCCACGCCAGCCCGGCGCAAGCGCATGCATGCCCGCGAGGAAGAGCTGCTGGCCGCCGTGCCCACGGGCAGCCCACTGGGGCGCTGGCTCGGGGGAGGCGTGAATGTCTGA
- a CDS encoding HlyC/CorC family transporter, translating to MSELLLIVVLLGLSAFFSGCETAYFSLTRLRLKEMGEDGSATGVRVTHLLSHPQKLLVTILIGNTLVNTALASMAAIATHRMATAMELSHALTLLIDVVLVSFVILVVSEVTPKVFAIHNAEAWTRLASLPLSLLQVILAPVVWPATRLTETVKRRLRGDEAIHLSGEELRTLVEVGGESGTLEEDEKQLISSIFEFGETTVREVMVPRIDMICLEDTATLDDAVALIREMGHSRIPMYHERVDNIVGIIYAKDLIPYLHSTERSQSLDHLARLPYFVPEGKKIDELLREFQTGRMHLAIVVDEYGGTAGLISLEDILEEIVGEIQDEFDSELPLFRKSGDSSWLMDSRIPVEDANKALGEELLPTDEDYESLGGFVYKLAGEVPGIKSSYEHLDWRFTVMTMKRHRIGLVRVDRLEDGRFDEARGDSL from the coding sequence ATGTCTGAGCTGCTCTTGATTGTGGTGCTGCTGGGACTGTCGGCGTTCTTCTCCGGATGCGAGACGGCGTACTTCTCGCTGACCCGGCTGCGTCTCAAGGAAATGGGCGAGGACGGCAGTGCCACCGGGGTGCGCGTCACGCACCTGCTCTCGCATCCACAGAAACTGCTGGTGACGATTCTCATCGGCAACACGCTGGTGAACACGGCCCTGGCCTCGATGGCCGCCATCGCGACCCATCGCATGGCCACCGCCATGGAGCTGTCCCACGCGCTCACGCTGCTGATCGATGTGGTGCTGGTGAGCTTCGTGATCCTTGTGGTCAGCGAAGTGACCCCCAAGGTCTTCGCGATCCACAATGCCGAAGCCTGGACACGCCTGGCCAGCCTGCCGTTGAGTCTGCTGCAGGTGATTCTGGCTCCCGTGGTCTGGCCCGCGACACGGCTCACCGAAACGGTGAAACGGCGCCTGCGCGGCGACGAGGCGATTCACCTCAGTGGCGAGGAGCTGCGCACCCTGGTGGAAGTGGGGGGCGAAAGCGGCACCCTCGAAGAAGACGAGAAGCAGCTGATCAGCTCGATCTTCGAATTCGGCGAGACCACCGTGCGTGAGGTGATGGTACCGCGCATCGACATGATCTGTCTGGAAGACACGGCCACTCTCGACGATGCGGTGGCCCTGATCCGCGAAATGGGGCACTCGCGCATCCCCATGTACCACGAGCGCGTGGACAACATCGTGGGCATCATCTATGCCAAGGACCTGATTCCCTACCTGCACAGCACCGAGCGCAGCCAGTCGCTTGATCACCTTGCGCGGCTGCCATACTTTGTGCCCGAAGGCAAGAAAATCGACGAGTTGCTGCGCGAATTCCAGACCGGGCGCATGCATCTGGCGATCGTGGTGGACGAGTACGGTGGCACCGCCGGACTGATTTCGCTGGAAGACATCCTCGAGGAGATCGTCGGCGAGATCCAGGACGAATTCGACAGCGAGCTGCCGCTCTTCCGCAAGTCGGGCGATTCCAGCTGGCTGATGGACTCGCGGATTCCCGTGGAAGATGCCAACAAGGCCCTGGGCGAGGAACTGCTGCCCACGGATGAGGACTACGAGAGCCTGGGTGGATTTGTCTACAAGCTGGCTGGAGAAGTGCCCGGAATCAAGAGCAGTTATGAGCACCTTGACTGGCGTTTCACGGTAATGACGATGAAGCGGCACCGGATCGGTCTGGTGCGCGTCGACCGACTGGAGGATGGCCGTTTTGATGAAGCCCGGGGGGATTCGCTCTAA
- a CDS encoding peptidylprolyl isomerase, giving the protein MPRHLLRLCALLVLAASLRAGTFYVTEGQLDEFLLQQGADPRALSQELRRQSADKLLEHTVLAQAWNELGIPLTDEQLGELRRAHEEIAVRLAREAWTPDATASGDEVNDYFELSRYVYLAAHILVEKESLCQDLYRRLEQGEDFNELANTYSIDPGSAEQGGYLGPVHMGDTVAEFEDSLLALKEGSYSRPFETPFGWHIVYLIGTEPIDVLRNDAALKLAREQLERKRRRYAEKAATARLMEHLQVRFDFEHEDPGTLVVSARDTSLSRSRLDNLVGQAFAGSLSEEMLNEGLRQAYARHWIEQIGWLQVAREEGLWLGEELKDRIDVHERILKSALFVARELVPGIEVTQSDCYNYGDNHPGEFLDFRQYTFRRLVFADRQAAADARLGIEKQHFTPARAAEAYGNEKRQARDRGVPFELGPDERRRLPESQRSGLADISEGTWSSPIQHGNEWALWLLEGRRLPDLDESPALMAAVREKVRHLFLDAEIARVAERMKKAQDFDRVEILPDGAKQAGAAKAGRR; this is encoded by the coding sequence GTGCCCCGTCATTTACTGCGCCTGTGCGCCCTGCTGGTTCTGGCCGCGTCCCTGCGGGCCGGTACTTTCTATGTCACCGAAGGACAACTGGACGAATTCCTGCTGCAACAGGGAGCTGATCCTCGCGCTCTCTCGCAGGAGTTGCGCCGCCAGTCGGCGGACAAGCTGCTGGAACATACCGTGCTTGCCCAGGCATGGAACGAGCTGGGCATTCCGCTGACCGACGAACAGCTGGGCGAACTGCGCCGGGCCCACGAGGAAATCGCCGTGCGCCTGGCCCGCGAAGCCTGGACCCCGGATGCCACGGCCAGCGGTGACGAGGTCAATGACTACTTCGAGTTGTCCCGCTACGTCTACCTTGCCGCCCATATTCTTGTGGAGAAGGAATCCCTCTGCCAGGATCTGTACCGGCGGCTGGAACAGGGTGAGGACTTCAACGAGCTGGCCAACACCTACTCCATCGACCCCGGTTCCGCCGAACAGGGGGGGTATCTCGGCCCCGTCCACATGGGAGACACGGTGGCGGAGTTCGAGGACAGTCTGCTCGCGCTCAAGGAGGGGAGCTATTCCCGACCCTTCGAGACGCCGTTCGGTTGGCACATCGTTTACCTGATCGGAACCGAGCCGATCGATGTGCTGCGCAACGACGCCGCGTTGAAACTGGCGCGCGAGCAGCTGGAACGCAAGCGGCGGCGCTATGCCGAAAAGGCCGCCACCGCACGCCTGATGGAGCACCTGCAGGTCCGATTCGACTTCGAGCACGAAGATCCCGGGACCCTGGTAGTGAGCGCGCGCGACACCAGCTTGAGTCGTTCCCGGCTGGACAACCTGGTGGGGCAGGCCTTCGCGGGGTCGTTGAGTGAAGAAATGCTCAACGAAGGACTGCGCCAGGCCTACGCGCGCCACTGGATCGAGCAGATCGGCTGGCTGCAGGTCGCCCGGGAAGAAGGGCTGTGGTTGGGCGAGGAGCTGAAGGACCGCATCGACGTGCACGAGCGCATTCTGAAGAGCGCCCTGTTCGTCGCCCGCGAACTGGTTCCCGGAATCGAAGTCACCCAATCGGACTGTTACAACTATGGGGACAATCACCCGGGCGAATTCCTGGATTTTCGACAGTACACCTTTCGACGGCTGGTATTCGCCGACAGGCAGGCGGCAGCGGACGCCCGGCTGGGCATCGAGAAGCAGCATTTCACCCCGGCGCGCGCGGCGGAAGCCTATGGAAACGAGAAACGCCAGGCCCGCGATCGCGGCGTGCCGTTTGAACTGGGGCCCGACGAACGACGCCGCCTGCCCGAGAGTCAGCGTTCGGGGCTGGCCGACATCAGCGAGGGAACCTGGTCCTCACCGATCCAGCATGGCAATGAGTGGGCCCTCTGGTTGCTCGAAGGGCGCCGGCTGCCGGATCTGGACGAAAGTCCCGCACTGATGGCCGCGGTCAGGGAAAAGGTGCGGCACCTGTTCCTGGATGCGGAAATCGCCCGGGTTGCTGAACGGATGAAGAAGGCCCAGGACTTCGATCGGGTCGAGATCCTGCCCGACGGGGCAAAGCAGGCTGGAGCCGCCAAGGCCGGACGCCGATGA
- a CDS encoding right-handed parallel beta-helix repeat-containing protein, whose product MRTLSLLCLLLACVAIGRADTELPDTLRTMLLTAADSPYHVRGMTVVAQNEVVDVEPGTELIFHPTVEINSGLRVVGILHAAGTEENPIIFRPSDEAAAAGLRWNGIYVQADYADSAMADSMGGFFDRRPVVVEWARISDANIGLTGAMLAGADDPDLEYNLICDHNLFTGCIVSMYMNFPSLARITNNVSYRSLSADLMAVYTPVDAWNNLFIPVTAHPTSIRLFDNGSTSQANLRNNCFAHPFARPDSLLYFFPPDGVPYYLPLDPTSFLADPMVLDTLDFYPDPLYSPLIDTGNPDITDEDGSVSDIGLHHVAPDDAGAIVTAHPEELRWVTGFDYDFSLEVLGYPLPTLEVLDAPLGFEATLEARTRLRMRWDRDFQSDGQFPLSLRVVNTVGGELRADTLTTVLNFQQNSAPRRVTFSPCPTGDCEGEGPLDLLFTNYYPLDTLSIELSLADFEVDSFGTEDQLFVTLRRDDTLLYSRTIQSRQGLVLTDLLDTTKVDYTLSYSDGVAGDSVRIRVEPRYQVLNGITAGVIDPTDGPAYITGTVRVLEQSSLNIPPGTRLIVGESWPREEVIFDVEGDLEVAGSSALPIEFFSLVPWYGADGQIQDPRPELFRLGLEAGSSSFSWAHFDGFGEGIRIERAPGVHLIRDCVFTGCRLGVVAIGSRVDIRNCEFSEPADTAQLGSYGIYIADAQNARIRNCLFVNPSTAIAMVDADGLVANNSFHSKYTLVGAQNSRVWPVSRLIGGARLLCINSSVDVRNNLFHFKTEQNGAVITLDRLLTVRQKGIWLDQDSQVSAEYNWFDVPDARASNDTTISGQPVFYDSLFAFNNRGWLSTNLGNRYGNSSFEQETGFLLTADSPLIDAGDPGSSWIDSDGSRNDIGYQGGPLGNNLGGALGAGGNTRELVELPTHLELRSATPNPFNPSTRIELAVGQAGLVDLAIYDLRGARVITLANQSLEPGVYTFRFDGSGLASGAYFAHVRGPAGRDTIRLLLVK is encoded by the coding sequence ATGAGAACCTTGAGCCTGTTGTGCCTGCTGCTGGCCTGTGTCGCCATCGGTCGCGCCGATACTGAACTGCCGGACACTCTGCGGACCATGCTGCTGACCGCGGCGGATTCGCCCTACCATGTGCGGGGCATGACCGTGGTGGCGCAGAACGAAGTGGTGGACGTGGAGCCCGGTACGGAGCTGATCTTTCACCCCACGGTCGAGATCAACTCGGGTCTCCGGGTGGTGGGCATCCTGCACGCGGCGGGAACAGAAGAGAATCCGATCATCTTCCGGCCTTCAGACGAAGCGGCCGCGGCCGGATTGCGCTGGAATGGAATCTATGTCCAGGCGGACTACGCCGATTCGGCAATGGCCGACAGCATGGGCGGATTCTTCGATCGCCGTCCCGTTGTCGTGGAATGGGCGCGGATCAGCGATGCCAACATCGGGCTCACCGGCGCCATGTTGGCGGGGGCGGACGATCCGGACCTCGAGTACAATCTGATCTGCGACCACAACCTGTTCACCGGTTGCATCGTCTCGATGTACATGAACTTTCCCAGCCTGGCGAGGATCACGAACAACGTGTCCTACCGGTCCCTTTCCGCGGACCTGATGGCTGTGTATACGCCCGTGGATGCCTGGAACAACCTCTTCATTCCGGTGACCGCGCATCCGACCTCGATCCGGCTTTTCGACAATGGATCCACCAGTCAGGCCAACCTGCGCAACAACTGCTTCGCCCATCCATTCGCGCGCCCGGATTCGCTGCTGTACTTCTTTCCCCCGGATGGTGTCCCGTACTATCTGCCTTTGGATCCCACCAGCTTCCTGGCTGATCCCATGGTGCTGGATACTCTCGATTTCTACCCGGATCCACTCTACAGTCCGCTGATCGACACCGGAAACCCTGACATCACGGATGAGGACGGCAGTGTGTCGGACATCGGTCTGCATCACGTGGCTCCCGACGACGCCGGGGCCATCGTCACCGCACATCCCGAAGAGCTGCGCTGGGTCACGGGCTTCGACTATGATTTTTCGCTCGAGGTCCTTGGTTACCCCTTGCCCACTCTCGAGGTGCTGGACGCGCCGTTGGGCTTCGAGGCGACACTGGAAGCCCGCACCCGACTGCGCATGCGCTGGGACAGGGATTTTCAGTCCGATGGCCAGTTTCCTCTGTCCCTGCGGGTCGTGAATACCGTGGGCGGTGAGCTGCGGGCCGACACCCTGACCACCGTGCTCAACTTCCAGCAGAACAGCGCACCACGGCGTGTCACGTTCTCGCCCTGCCCCACCGGGGACTGCGAAGGCGAGGGGCCCCTGGATCTCCTCTTCACCAACTATTACCCGCTGGATACGCTCAGCATCGAACTGAGTCTGGCGGATTTCGAGGTGGACTCCTTCGGTACCGAGGATCAGCTGTTCGTCACCCTCAGGCGTGATGACACACTGCTCTATTCCCGCACCATCCAGTCACGTCAGGGACTCGTGCTGACCGATCTGCTGGATACGACCAAGGTCGATTACACCCTCAGCTACAGTGATGGCGTGGCCGGGGATTCCGTGAGAATCCGGGTGGAACCCCGGTATCAAGTGCTCAACGGTATCACGGCGGGCGTGATCGATCCGACCGATGGACCGGCCTACATCACCGGAACGGTGCGTGTGCTGGAGCAGAGCAGCCTGAACATTCCCCCGGGTACCCGCCTGATCGTGGGCGAGAGCTGGCCCCGGGAGGAGGTGATCTTCGACGTGGAGGGCGATCTGGAGGTGGCGGGAAGTTCGGCCCTGCCCATCGAATTCTTCTCGCTGGTGCCTTGGTACGGCGCCGACGGACAGATCCAGGATCCTCGCCCCGAGCTGTTCCGTCTGGGTCTGGAGGCGGGATCCAGTTCCTTCAGTTGGGCCCACTTCGATGGCTTTGGCGAGGGCATCCGCATCGAACGGGCTCCCGGTGTGCATCTGATCCGCGATTGTGTGTTCACCGGTTGTCGCCTGGGAGTGGTTGCCATTGGGTCCCGCGTGGACATCCGCAATTGCGAGTTCAGCGAGCCGGCGGATACGGCCCAGCTGGGCAGCTATGGCATCTACATCGCCGACGCCCAGAACGCGCGCATCCGCAACTGCCTGTTCGTGAACCCTTCCACGGCCATCGCCATGGTGGATGCCGACGGTCTTGTTGCCAACAACAGCTTCCACAGCAAGTACACGCTGGTTGGCGCACAGAATTCCAGAGTCTGGCCGGTGAGCCGGCTCATCGGCGGAGCCCGCCTGCTCTGCATCAACTCGAGCGTGGACGTGCGCAACAACCTGTTCCATTTCAAGACGGAGCAGAACGGGGCCGTGATCACCCTGGATCGCCTGCTGACCGTGCGCCAGAAGGGCATCTGGCTCGATCAGGATTCGCAGGTCTCGGCCGAGTACAACTGGTTTGACGTGCCCGATGCCCGCGCCAGCAACGACACCACCATCAGCGGACAACCGGTGTTCTACGACAGTCTGTTCGCTTTCAACAATCGTGGCTGGCTCAGCACCAATCTGGGCAATCGTTACGGCAACAGTTCCTTCGAACAGGAGACCGGATTCCTGCTGACAGCGGACTCACCTCTGATTGACGCGGGGGATCCCGGTTCCAGCTGGATCGACAGCGACGGCTCCCGCAACGACATCGGGTATCAGGGTGGTCCGCTGGGCAACAACCTGGGCGGTGCCCTGGGCGCCGGAGGGAACACACGGGAGCTGGTTGAACTGCCGACACATCTTGAACTGCGCTCGGCCACACCCAATCCCTTCAATCCCAGCACGCGCATCGAACTTGCGGTGGGGCAGGCGGGTCTGGTGGATCTGGCGATCTACGACCTGCGGGGGGCGCGTGTGATCACTCTGGCCAACCAGAGCCTCGAGCCCGGTGTGTACACGTTCCGCTTCGATGGTTCGGGTCTGGCCTCGGGCGCCTATTTCGCCCATGTGCGTGGCCCGGCGGGACGGGACACGATCCGCCTGCTGCTGGTCAAGTAA
- the argF gene encoding ornithine carbamoyltransferase: MKRDFLQLTDFSSQEIHETMELAATIKAEVKRGEFRDPLKNKAFALIFHKPSLRTRLSFEVGIAQLGGSTSFITDAEISLGKRESIHDVAKVLSRYVDGILIRTFSHKDVEELAEHATVPVVNMLTDLTHPCQVIADIFTAYELRGTIDNLVVTYLGDGNNMTNSWLNLARRIPMELRIATNPDTLPDASILAAARAEGLSTVTITDDPEEACKGSDLLYTDVWASMGQKHLGEQKAQQLARFQINGHLLSLAKPDCMVMHCLPAERGREITDEVIDGPNSVVFQEAENRMHAQKAVLVKLLTQ; encoded by the coding sequence ATGAAGCGAGATTTTCTGCAGTTGACCGATTTCAGCTCCCAAGAAATCCATGAGACAATGGAGCTGGCCGCAACGATCAAGGCCGAGGTCAAGCGGGGCGAGTTTCGCGACCCGCTGAAGAACAAGGCCTTTGCCCTGATCTTCCACAAACCTTCCTTGCGCACGCGTCTGTCTTTCGAGGTGGGCATCGCCCAGCTTGGGGGCAGCACCAGTTTCATCACCGATGCCGAAATCAGTCTGGGCAAGCGCGAGTCGATCCACGATGTGGCCAAGGTGCTCAGTCGGTATGTCGACGGCATCCTGATCCGCACCTTCTCCCACAAGGACGTGGAAGAGCTGGCCGAGCACGCCACGGTGCCGGTGGTGAACATGCTCACCGACCTGACTCATCCCTGCCAGGTGATCGCCGACATCTTCACCGCCTACGAGCTGCGCGGCACCATCGACAATCTGGTGGTGACCTATCTGGGCGACGGCAACAACATGACCAACTCCTGGCTCAACCTGGCTCGCCGCATTCCCATGGAACTGCGCATCGCCACCAATCCCGACACTCTGCCCGACGCCAGCATCCTGGCGGCTGCCCGCGCCGAAGGTCTGTCGACCGTGACGATCACCGACGATCCCGAGGAAGCCTGCAAAGGCTCCGACCTGCTCTACACCGACGTCTGGGCCTCGATGGGCCAGAAGCACCTGGGCGAGCAGAAGGCCCAGCAGCTGGCGCGTTTCCAGATCAATGGGCACCTGCTGTCGCTGGCCAAACCCGACTGCATGGTCATGCACTGCCTGCCGGCCGAACGGGGCCGCGAAATCACCGACGAGGTGATCGACGGTCCCAACAGCGTGGTGTTCCAGGAAGCGGAAAACCGGATGCACGCCCAGAAGGCCGTACTGGTCAAACTGCTGACGCAGTAG
- a CDS encoding NTP transferase domain-containing protein — protein sequence MKAIIPVAGMGTRLRPLTLSQPKVLVPVAGRALLDWILDELQAAGLRQVVFITGWLGAKVQAHVERHWPDLDCRFIEQTSMLGLGHAVHLGLEDDDEDVLIVLGDTLFKADIAAMRARPASVLGVRQVEDPRRFGVAETEGARILRLVEKPEHPRSNLALVGLYCIRDGAALKHQLEAMMAAGRRTRGEFQITDALQAMIDAGEPFEAQEITDWFDCGNRETLLATNRHYLERMSHSHVEFPGSVLHPPVWLGEGVTLENCVLGPHVSVGPGSRLSRCVIRDSVVGEGARLENAVLAGSIVGEEASVKRSEEILNLSAHAESVSGLQP from the coding sequence ATGAAAGCCATCATTCCGGTTGCCGGTATGGGTACCCGGTTGCGGCCCCTGACTCTTTCCCAGCCCAAAGTCCTTGTTCCCGTGGCCGGTCGAGCCCTGCTGGACTGGATCCTGGATGAACTGCAGGCCGCCGGTCTGCGCCAGGTCGTCTTCATCACAGGATGGCTGGGTGCCAAGGTCCAGGCGCACGTGGAACGACACTGGCCCGACCTGGACTGCCGCTTCATCGAGCAGACCAGCATGCTCGGGCTGGGCCACGCGGTTCACCTGGGGCTGGAAGATGACGATGAGGATGTGCTGATCGTTCTGGGCGACACCCTGTTCAAGGCGGATATCGCGGCCATGCGTGCGCGCCCCGCGTCGGTACTGGGGGTGCGGCAGGTCGAGGATCCCCGTCGCTTTGGAGTGGCCGAGACCGAAGGCGCACGCATCCTGCGGCTGGTCGAGAAGCCCGAGCATCCGCGCAGCAACCTGGCCCTCGTGGGCCTCTACTGCATCCGGGATGGCGCGGCCCTCAAACATCAGCTAGAAGCCATGATGGCGGCCGGGCGCCGCACCCGGGGCGAGTTCCAGATCACGGACGCCCTGCAGGCCATGATCGATGCGGGCGAACCCTTCGAAGCCCAGGAAATCACCGACTGGTTCGACTGCGGCAACCGGGAGACCCTGCTGGCCACCAACCGGCATTATCTGGAACGAATGTCCCACAGCCATGTTGAATTCCCGGGCAGCGTGCTGCATCCCCCGGTCTGGCTGGGTGAGGGCGTGACACTTGAGAATTGCGTGCTGGGTCCCCATGTCAGCGTGGGGCCCGGCAGTCGACTGAGCCGCTGCGTGATTCGCGATTCCGTGGTGGGCGAAGGTGCCCGCCTTGAGAACGCGGTCCTGGCGGGAAGCATCGTTGGCGAAGAGGCTTCCGTGAAGAGGTCCGAGGAAATCCTGAATCTGTCCGCCCA